AGCGCCATGTATGCCTGTTCGCTAAATTGTGCTGGGGCGGAGGGATTCGAACCCCCGGATGCGGGGACCAAAACCCCGTGCCTTACCACTTGGCGACACCCCAAGGAAATCGTGCATTGCGATCTTTGATGGTTTAGTCAAGCTCACCGGCCGGTAACGATGCTCCGGTCGGATCTTCCACCAGCTTGCGATGATATTGATCCAATACCATTGCTTCAAGTTCCTGCCGGAACTCGTTTGAAATTGGGTGAGCGATGTCTTTGTATGTGCCATCCGGCATTTTACGGGATGGCATACAAACAAATAAACCCTGATTACCCAAAATTACTTTTAATCCGCGAACGACAAACACATCGTCAAGCGTGATGTTGACAAACGCCTTCAAACGGTCTTCGTTCCGCAAGTTGACGTTAATCTCGGTTACTTTCACAAAGCACCTGAATCGTTAAGATAAACAACCCCCTGAGGGATCGGTTCAACCGCCCATGTCCTGCCTCCAAAGGGAAACTGCAAAACTGCGGCGGCACATACCTTCATCACATCAAAATGGGCGACTTGGCAACTTCCGCTGCCCGACATCGATACCCATTTTGCACCGCAACTCATCCAAAACTCGCGCGCATCATCCCAATAAGCCAATTCATTCGCGACTACCGGTTCGAAATCGTTTTTGAGTTGCGGGTCGCTCCGCCAATCGTTTTCACTGCGGAGACAGCTTGACAAGATAAGCGAAGGAGATTCTTGAGTCAAGTTTCGGTTAAGTCGAGCATAGGCGACACCCGTATTTACGCTAACTCCGGGAAACCATAGCCCAAAAACTCCCGGAAGCATCGCTTTCAACGGTGTCAAAATCTCACCCCTACCGGTAGCCTCCTGTATACCACCCCGTAAAAAAAAAGGACAGTCGCTACCAATTCCAGTTGCCAAAGCAAGGAGGTCACTTTCCTGAAGATTGGTTTGAAAGAAATTATTACAACCAATCAAAGCTGCAACAGCATCTGACGAACCACCACCAAGTCCGCCGCCAAGAGGAATCCTCTTCGTTACATCGATTCGCACTTTAGCTACAATCCCGGTCAGATGTTCAAACGCCCGTACTGCCTTTGTAACTAAGTTCGATTCATCCTCCGGTACCTGCCACTCACCGGAACAATGTAACTCATACCGATCGGCAGACGCGAAAGCGATCTCGTCGTATAACGAGATCGCCTGCATCAAGGTAACAATCCAGTGATACCCGTCGTTTCGCTTGCCGGGTACACGCAAGCCGATATTAATCTTCGCCGGCGCTAACAACCGGATCATACGATTTTCGCATCCTCCGGTTTCTTATCGACACGTACACTCTTTGATCGCTTCTTATCGCCTTTGCTACCGTAGTAATAATAGTAATGATAATAGTGATAGTAGTAGTAGTACGATCCGTAGACTCGCTTGATATCGAGACCATTCAAGACTACCCCGGACAAATTGACCCCGATACTCTTAAGAATCGTAATACAGCGCTGCACTTCGCGTTTGGCAATGTACCCGGAGTGGGTGACGAGAATAACACTGTCAGCAGTCTTCGCAAGAATCGAAGCGTCGGTAACCGCAATCAACGGTGGACTATCAATAATGATGATGTCGTAATTCTGGCGTAAAGTGCGAAGGAGATCGTTGAATAAATCGGATGCAACGATTTCGGCGGGGTTCGGCGGCACTTCACCGCAAGTCAGAATTTCCAGATTATGGATTTCAGTCGGTTTGAGCGCTTGTTCTAATGTCAGTGTACCCAACAGAATGTCAGTAACGCCATGATGGCGATCCAACCGGAAGTTCTTATGAACCGAGGGGCGGCGGAAGTCAGCATCAATCAAAATCGTCCGCATTCCCGCACTCGCCATGGTAATCGCCAAATTACACGCAGTGGTAGTTTTTCCCTCTTTCGTGGTCGCTGACGTTAACAGAATAATTTGCTTTTTGACGTCGAGACTGGCAAACAAAAGGTTAGTTCGCAATGCACGGTACGCTTCGGAAATCGGGGACTTTGGCGAGAATGAAGTGATTAACCGCGTCTCCAGTTTTTCCCAGATTCGGTCGTCAACAGACTTCCCATCCCTACTCAACTTGCGCATAATCT
This region of bacterium genomic DNA includes:
- a CDS encoding polysaccharide biosynthesis tyrosine autokinase, translating into DTQLNEKLYLMLKEKYEESRIAEAGRTAKVRIIDEAKPPRFPIRPNKRMNIIFGIILGLTIGITASLLIDYTDNSIRTVEDVERIGISVLGTIPYINLEEIMRKLSRDGKSVDDRIWEKLETRLITSFSPKSPISEAYRALRTNLLFASLDVKKQIILLTSATTKEGKTTTACNLAITMASAGMRTILIDADFRRPSVHKNFRLDRHHGVTDILLGTLTLEQALKPTEIHNLEILTCGEVPPNPAEIVASDLFNDLLRTLRQNYDIIIIDSPPLIAVTDASILAKTADSVILVTHSGYIAKREVQRCITILKSIGVNLSGVVLNGLDIKRVYGSYYYYYHYYHYYYYYGSKGDKKRSKSVRVDKKPEDAKIV
- the spoVG gene encoding septation regulator SpoVG, whose translation is MKVTEINVNLRNEDRLKAFVNITLDDVFVVRGLKVILGNQGLFVCMPSRKMPDGTYKDIAHPISNEFRQELEAMVLDQYHRKLVEDPTGASLPAGELD
- the ispE gene encoding 4-(cytidine 5'-diphospho)-2-C-methyl-D-erythritol kinase; translated protein: MIRLLAPAKINIGLRVPGKRNDGYHWIVTLMQAISLYDEIAFASADRYELHCSGEWQVPEDESNLVTKAVRAFEHLTGIVAKVRIDVTKRIPLGGGLGGGSSDAVAALIGCNNFFQTNLQESDLLALATGIGSDCPFFLRGGIQEATGRGEILTPLKAMLPGVFGLWFPGVSVNTGVAYARLNRNLTQESPSLILSSCLRSENDWRSDPQLKNDFEPVVANELAYWDDAREFWMSCGAKWVSMSGSGSCQVAHFDVMKVCAAAVLQFPFGGRTWAVEPIPQGVVYLNDSGAL